A region of Mugil cephalus isolate CIBA_MC_2020 chromosome 3, CIBA_Mcephalus_1.1, whole genome shotgun sequence DNA encodes the following proteins:
- the smyd2a gene encoding N-lysine methyltransferase SMYD2-A, which translates to MKNEGIEGTERFLSPDKGSGLRALRHFSVGELVFACPAYSYVLTVNERGAHCEHCFTRREDLFKCGKCKQAYYCDVDCQRGDWPMHKLECVAMCAYGENWCPSETVRLVARIIMKQRVTTERTPSERLLLLKEFESHLDKMDSEKDEMNQTDIAALHHFYSRHISDLPDEQALTELFAQVNCNGFTIEDEELSHLGSAVFPDVALMNHSCSPNVIVTYKGTVAEVRAVQEINPGEEIFNSYIDLLYPTEDRRERLLDSYFFTCQCTECTTKSKDKAKMEIRKLSSPPEPEEVRSMVRYAKNVIEEFRRAKHYKTPSELLEMCELSQEKMGAIFADTNVYMLHMMYQAMGVCLYMQDWDGAMSYGEKIIQPYSVHYPAYSLNVASMYLKLGRLYLGLEKKTQGVKALKKALAIMEVAHGKDHHYVAEVKREIEEQK; encoded by the exons ATGAAGAACGAAGGTATAGAGGGGACGGAGAGGTTCCTGAGCCCGGACAAAGGAAGCGGCCTGCGGGCGCTGAGGCACTTCTCGGTGGGGGAGCTGGTGTTCGCCTGCCCTGCCTACTCCTACGTGCTGACAGTGAATGAGAGGGGAGCCCACTGTGAGCACTGCTTCACCAG GAGAGAAGACCTTTTTAAGTGCGGTAAATGTAAGCAGGCCTACTACTGCGATGTCGACTGTCAA AGGGGTGACTGGCCCATGCACAAGCTCGAGTGTGTAGCTATGTGTGCCTATGGGGAGAACTGGTGTCCATCAGAGACGGTCCGACTGGTGGCCAGAATCATCATGAAACAG AGAGTCACGACAGAGCGCACCCCTTCAGAACGGCTGCTCCTGCTTAAAGAGTTTGAATCCC ATCTGGATAAGATGGACAGTGAGAAGGATGAGATGAACCAGACGGACATAGCAGCGCTGCATCACTTCTACTCCAGACACATCAGTGACCTCCCTGACGAGCAGGCTCTCACTGAGCTCTTTGCACAG gTTAACTGTAATGGCTTCACCATAGAGGACGAGGAGCTTTCCCATCTGGGATCAGCGGTTTTTCCCGA TGTAGCACTGATGAATCACAGCTGCAGTCCTAATGTCATAGTGACGTATAAAGGCACCGTGGCAGAGGTCAGAGCTGTTCAGGAGATAAAcccaggagaggag ATATTTAACAGTTACATCGACCTGCTCTACCCtacagaggacagaagagagCGGTTATTAGATTCCTACTTCTTCACATGCCAGTGTACCGAGTGTACCACCAAGTCTAAG gACAAGGCAAAAATGGAGATTAGGAAGCTGAGTTCTCCACCAGAGCCAGAGGAGGTCCGGTCCATGGTCCGTTACGCCAAGAATGTCATCGAAGAGTTCAGGAGAGCCAAACACTACAAAA CGCCCAGTGAGCTGCTGGAGATGTGTGAGCTCAGCCAGGAGAAGATGGGAGCTATATTTGCAGACACCAACGTCTATATGCTGCACATGATGTATCAGGCCATGGGCGTCTGTCTCTACATGCAGGACTGGGACGGTGCTATGAGCTATGGGGAGAAAATCATTCAACCATATAG TGTTCACTATCCAGCCTACTCTCTCAATGTGGCGTCTATGTATCTGAAACTGGGACGTCTGTATTTGGGACTTGAGAAGAAGACGCAAGGAGTCAAAGCTCTGAAGAAG gcTCTGGCCATCATGGAGGTGGCTCATGGAAAAGATCACCATTATGTAGCGGAGGTCAAACGAGAAATTGAGGAGCAGAAGTGA